Proteins from a genomic interval of Hyalangium ruber:
- a CDS encoding manganese efflux pump MntP family protein, translating to MPLMTLLLLSLGLAMDATAVSIASAVAAPRVRARDALLLSFLFGFFQALMPTIGWAVGAQFANAISAWDHWLAFVLLGGIGAKMLHEAYTHHHPGEGDVRKAGKASNARSPFHPGRLVIMAVATSIDALAAGVTLPSLNVSIATAAAIIGGVTFALCFLGVSVGRRFGEALEGKLDILGGLVLIGLGIKTLLEHLLAA from the coding sequence ATGCCCCTGATGACCCTGCTGCTCCTCTCGCTGGGATTGGCGATGGATGCCACGGCCGTCTCCATCGCGAGTGCTGTCGCGGCTCCACGCGTCCGGGCGCGCGATGCCCTCCTGCTCTCCTTCCTCTTCGGTTTCTTCCAGGCACTCATGCCCACCATCGGCTGGGCCGTGGGTGCCCAGTTCGCGAACGCCATCTCCGCCTGGGACCACTGGCTCGCCTTCGTGCTCCTCGGAGGCATTGGGGCCAAGATGCTTCATGAGGCGTACACCCACCACCATCCGGGAGAAGGAGACGTACGGAAGGCCGGCAAGGCGTCCAACGCGCGCAGCCCGTTTCATCCAGGGCGGCTCGTCATCATGGCGGTTGCCACCAGCATCGACGCGCTGGCCGCGGGGGTGACGCTGCCATCGCTCAACGTCTCCATCGCGACGGCGGCCGCCATCATCGGCGGGGTGACCTTCGCGCTGTGCTTCCTGGGGGTGAGTGTCGGCCGTCGATTCGGCGAGGCGCTCGAAGGCAAGCTCGACATCCTTGGTGGCCTCGTCCTCATCGGGCTCGGCATCAAGACGCTTCTGGAGCACCTCCTCGCAGCCTGA
- a CDS encoding GNAT family N-acetyltransferase: MILRDVTDEDLPIFFEHQRDAVALRMAAFPSRERDAFLTHWRTRVLRPENVTRTIVMGGRVAGYIGSWEQDGKRLVAYWMGREHWGKGIATRALSEFLVLEPIRPLHAWVAVHNVGSIRVLEKCGFRMVAQENPQHADGVAEVLMRLGPNPTSP; the protein is encoded by the coding sequence GTGATCCTGCGCGACGTGACAGATGAAGACTTGCCGATTTTCTTCGAGCACCAACGGGACGCAGTCGCGCTGCGCATGGCCGCATTCCCGTCGCGGGAACGCGATGCCTTCCTGACCCACTGGCGCACGAGGGTTCTCCGCCCCGAGAACGTGACCCGCACCATCGTCATGGGCGGCCGGGTCGCTGGGTACATCGGCAGTTGGGAACAGGACGGCAAGCGCCTCGTCGCCTATTGGATGGGTCGCGAGCACTGGGGCAAGGGCATCGCGACACGGGCGCTCTCGGAGTTCCTCGTGCTCGAGCCGATTCGTCCGCTCCATGCGTGGGTCGCTGTCCACAACGTCGGGTCGATCCGCGTCCTCGAGAAGTGCGGCTTCCGCATGGTGGCCCAGGAGAACCCGCAGCACGCGGACGGAGTGGCTGAGGTGCTCATGAGGCTGGGGCCGAACCCCACCTCGCCTTGA
- a CDS encoding DUF6310 domain-containing protein, with amino-acid sequence MTAERRRPECEPIPVPHAGEDDPHNECADTFPPNRYPGNDVLVGGKRFDALQVGVRVLWEIKTHRFETYSGFLRGQVTRDQVVELVEARNIAASCGYGFVVGVSTQAHKDVLEAAEPSLTLVVTGCER; translated from the coding sequence GTGACCGCGGAGCGCCGCCGCCCGGAGTGCGAGCCCATCCCGGTTCCTCACGCGGGCGAAGACGACCCACATAACGAGTGCGCCGACACGTTTCCGCCGAACCGCTACCCCGGCAATGACGTGCTCGTTGGCGGCAAGCGCTTTGATGCGCTGCAAGTCGGCGTGCGTGTACTATGGGAGATCAAGACCCATCGATTTGAAACGTACAGTGGCTTTCTGCGGGGTCAGGTGACCAGAGATCAGGTGGTCGAACTGGTGGAAGCTCGAAACATCGCGGCGTCATGTGGATATGGTTTCGTCGTTGGGGTGAGCACCCAAGCCCACAAAGACGTGCTGGAGGCAGCCGAGCCCTCTCTCACCCTCGTCGTCACGGGGTGCGAGCGATGA
- a CDS encoding DUF5953 family protein — translation MTEQNSLLLIVYAPALVGNDGRSLAVVHGMERALPGLRLEWKVSPEGKPIALPQRDAWLVEGTQSGGFPLVCNGDEGYPVTVTGWGKPARLSPGGQPLLEVHANLPLDGAVLTASTELLEGVAEGARALWGHATPFSAGVEIARQTTDPVHKPGGPPRGLPALKFPEKIRSSEIPHRLGWLNYWSAAAAGAIGFPAPSRDADLLSRARRTTSGGWIVRLTDAPLDLDNPMHLAALMRVYERFPEIGGRVTSG, via the coding sequence ATGACCGAACAAAATTCACTCCTTCTCATCGTCTACGCTCCTGCGCTCGTGGGCAATGACGGTCGCTCGCTCGCGGTAGTCCATGGCATGGAGCGAGCGCTTCCCGGCTTGCGTTTGGAGTGGAAGGTTTCTCCGGAGGGGAAGCCCATCGCGTTGCCGCAGCGTGATGCGTGGCTCGTCGAAGGAACCCAGAGCGGCGGATTCCCTCTCGTGTGCAACGGCGACGAGGGGTACCCTGTGACGGTCACGGGATGGGGAAAACCGGCACGCCTCAGCCCAGGCGGCCAGCCCCTGCTTGAAGTCCATGCAAACCTGCCACTGGACGGGGCCGTGCTCACGGCATCGACGGAGTTGCTCGAAGGCGTGGCAGAAGGAGCGCGCGCGCTGTGGGGACATGCGACTCCGTTCAGCGCCGGGGTGGAGATCGCGCGACAAACGACTGATCCGGTGCATAAACCAGGAGGTCCTCCTCGGGGGCTGCCTGCGCTCAAGTTCCCAGAGAAAATCCGCTCGTCTGAGATTCCGCATCGCCTCGGATGGCTCAACTACTGGTCTGCCGCTGCCGCAGGCGCCATTGGGTTTCCGGCCCCCTCGCGTGACGCGGACCTACTCTCTCGGGCGCGGCGCACTACGAGCGGCGGGTGGATCGTTCGGCTCACGGATGCCCCACTCGATCTCGACAACCCCATGCACCTTGCGGCGCTCATGCGCGTGTATGAGCGCTTCCCAGAGATCGGCGGGCGCGTTACTTCGGGCTGA
- a CDS encoding RCC1 repeat-containing protein — protein sequence MGVLAVLLLVAGCADSGGGGPDGGPDAGPTENTAPAFTEAHQSASSVMAEGTVTFQVTAQDAESSELQFSWVASHGSAGAPTSTGTTSEVTWTAPLCLPAGTVVTVTVTVTDAQQGTASRSFTVSVTACPTPSVAAGNAHSLALRADGTLWSWGDNTQGQLGTGAASSPPAIRPTQILALKDLRAVAAGGTHSLALRADGTVWAWGNNSEGQLGNTGPASQAMPAQVAELSGVTALAAGTQHSVALREDGTVWTWGDNGEGQLGQASPLSRPTPGQVPQLSNIIAIAAGEAHTLALQDDGTLWAWGQNSYSELGDGTRNSRATPGKVVELTGVTAVAAGENFSMAVRSDGTAWAWGYNGLSISNSATQVPELSQITAVATGGNHALALQQDGTVWAWGENAWGQLGIGQGAHSGTPRKVVDLAQVTALAAGGNHALAVRADGTVRAWGQNTSGQVGRGIPAERHTPSQLAALIGVTALSGGSGHALALRSDGTVWSWGNNVYGQLGALSELSRATPAQVAELAGVSQVVSGSLSSMALLNDGSVLAWGYNHFGQLGDGSTIDRFTPIPVSGLTQITQLAAGVYHALALRSDGTVWAWGFNNSGQLGLGTTTQRSTPVQIPGLTRVTAISAGFFHSMAVRSDGTVWTWGGNTSGQLGDGTVTQRLSPVQASGLTGVLAVAAGSQHSLALRTDGTVWSWGANYNGQLGDGTTSIRLTPARIDGLVSIIAVAAGSGHSLALSDTGTVWTWGNNANGQLGDGTTTQRTTPTQVPQLLDVIAISAGALHSQAVRNDNTAWAWGSSDNGQLGDGSQGRYYVPVESLFP from the coding sequence ATGGGCGTACTGGCGGTGCTCCTGCTCGTGGCCGGCTGTGCCGACTCCGGTGGAGGAGGCCCGGATGGAGGACCTGACGCGGGTCCGACCGAGAACACCGCCCCCGCCTTCACGGAAGCCCACCAGTCCGCCAGCAGCGTGATGGCCGAGGGAACTGTCACCTTCCAAGTGACAGCCCAGGACGCCGAGAGCAGCGAGCTCCAGTTCTCATGGGTGGCCAGTCATGGCTCCGCCGGAGCCCCCACGAGCACCGGGACCACCAGCGAGGTGACGTGGACGGCCCCCTTGTGTCTACCCGCGGGCACCGTCGTCACCGTCACCGTCACCGTCACGGATGCTCAGCAGGGTACTGCCTCCCGGTCCTTCACGGTCTCCGTGACGGCCTGCCCGACACCCTCCGTGGCCGCGGGAAACGCCCACTCGTTGGCCTTGCGCGCCGACGGCACCCTCTGGTCCTGGGGCGACAACACCCAGGGTCAGCTCGGAACAGGGGCGGCTTCCAGCCCACCTGCCATTCGCCCCACCCAAATCCTGGCGTTGAAGGATCTCCGCGCTGTCGCCGCGGGAGGGACCCACTCCCTGGCCCTGCGGGCCGATGGCACGGTCTGGGCCTGGGGGAACAACTCCGAGGGCCAGCTCGGCAACACCGGTCCCGCCTCCCAAGCCATGCCGGCCCAGGTGGCGGAGCTGAGCGGCGTCACCGCCCTCGCCGCGGGAACCCAGCACTCGGTGGCTCTCCGTGAAGACGGTACGGTCTGGACCTGGGGGGACAACGGCGAGGGCCAGCTGGGCCAGGCGTCTCCTCTTTCCCGACCCACTCCCGGACAAGTCCCCCAGCTGAGCAACATCATCGCCATCGCCGCGGGCGAGGCACACACCCTGGCCCTCCAGGATGACGGCACGCTCTGGGCATGGGGCCAGAACAGCTACAGCGAGTTGGGAGACGGGACGCGCAACTCCCGAGCGACTCCAGGCAAGGTCGTCGAGCTGACTGGCGTCACCGCCGTCGCCGCTGGCGAGAACTTCTCCATGGCGGTGCGCTCGGACGGAACCGCCTGGGCCTGGGGCTACAATGGCCTCTCCATCTCCAACTCGGCCACGCAAGTGCCGGAGCTGTCGCAGATCACCGCCGTTGCCACCGGAGGCAACCACGCGCTGGCCTTGCAGCAGGACGGCACGGTCTGGGCCTGGGGGGAAAACGCCTGGGGCCAGCTCGGCATCGGGCAGGGCGCCCACTCGGGCACCCCCAGGAAAGTGGTGGATTTGGCCCAGGTCACGGCGCTCGCGGCGGGAGGAAACCACGCGTTGGCCGTGCGAGCCGATGGCACCGTTCGCGCCTGGGGCCAGAACACCTCCGGACAGGTGGGCAGGGGCATACCCGCGGAACGGCACACGCCCTCGCAGCTCGCTGCCCTGATCGGGGTCACCGCCCTGTCCGGTGGCTCGGGCCATGCGCTGGCCCTGCGCAGTGATGGCACGGTCTGGTCCTGGGGCAACAATGTCTATGGGCAGCTCGGTGCCCTGAGTGAATTGAGCCGTGCAACCCCCGCGCAGGTGGCGGAGCTGGCAGGCGTCTCCCAGGTTGTCTCGGGAAGCCTCTCCTCCATGGCCCTGCTCAATGACGGCTCCGTCCTGGCCTGGGGCTACAACCACTTCGGACAGCTCGGAGACGGTTCCACGATCGACCGATTCACCCCCATCCCGGTCTCTGGGCTCACCCAGATCACCCAGCTGGCCGCGGGCGTCTACCACGCGCTGGCGCTGCGCAGTGACGGCACCGTCTGGGCCTGGGGCTTCAACAACTCCGGGCAGCTCGGTCTTGGGACGACCACCCAACGCTCCACGCCCGTCCAGATTCCGGGCCTCACCCGCGTCACCGCCATTTCCGCGGGCTTCTTCCACTCGATGGCGGTGCGCAGCGATGGAACGGTCTGGACGTGGGGCGGCAACACCTCCGGCCAGCTCGGAGACGGGACAGTCACCCAGCGGCTCAGTCCCGTCCAGGCCTCGGGACTGACGGGCGTGCTCGCCGTCGCGGCGGGGAGCCAACATTCGCTGGCCCTGCGAACCGATGGCACGGTTTGGAGCTGGGGCGCCAACTACAATGGGCAGCTGGGCGATGGGACGACCAGCATCCGGCTCACGCCTGCGCGGATCGATGGGCTGGTCAGCATCATCGCCGTGGCCGCGGGCTCTGGCCACTCCCTGGCCCTGAGCGACACGGGCACTGTCTGGACTTGGGGCAACAACGCCAACGGACAGCTCGGCGATGGAACGACCACCCAGCGGACCACTCCGACGCAGGTGCCCCAGTTGCTCGACGTCATTGCCATCTCCGCAGGCGCTCTTCACTCGCAGGCCGTGAGGAACGACAACACAGCCTGGGCGTGGGGCTCGAGCGACAACGGGCAGCTCGGTGACGGGAGCCAGGGGCGCTACTACGTCCCGGTGGAGTCCCTCTTCCCCTGA
- a CDS encoding pre-peptidase C-terminal domain-containing protein: protein MSRHLKSTFLALCALAFTLSIAGCSGGEEPLNPCEGLTCGAGRCIDDAGRAACECDSGYHAEGLTCVKDNEPPKNPCEPNPCIQPNRGVCHNVSGQAVCECNPGTQEGPGGACIIPSPCEPNPCTQPNKTDCSVSNGQAVCACVSGYVPDGEACKPEQTVSCTGQHSEGDAFEPDECPALARAVGASGTLNEEHTLSPVGDEDWLKLTAVAGHVYEAVATGAAGARLNLDVYAADGTTVLASDHRGQAVAKLVHKAAASGVLFFRIRAFVSGETGAYTLSIVDLGEDDFADEPSLATRLNVSSGTPVSGALQFEGDRDVVKLPLTAGHSYRFEAAWSATSTDSLRLELIAPDQTTVVVSSQQVAPRALTRITITGDYFLRLQEPTGSLRAGYTFTVTDLGVDDHGDGPTESSPVIIDAPPADGGFEHPEDVDVFSFQAQAGHIYAFTCSPSGGTTACHVSLSDAAGNVLAVDNNGGTGYIVHEYAQAGTYYFRLSSEGVGSYTYRLEDLGFDDHGDTSGTATALTAPASGSGRLELPGDVDVFSFTGSADETYEFTCTGTSVDCNVLLVDSSGGTVASDTDTTANARIVYRLPQAGTWFLHVKSTPVGTGSYGYQLVSLGTDEHGDTPATATPVGVGAPEAGGRIDTPTDVDVFSFDALANHIYEITCTSTQLTCQLQLLNAAGAVLDSNSGTHAKVVYEVGAAGTYYFRLASASSTVGTYAYRVVDLGVDDHGDTRATATLITASTTSSTGRVETLGDVDYFSFAGAVNTTYEFSCSSSAIDCDVVLSDASGAVLLSDTGSSSEAKVTYVVRTAGTFFLKASSGTTTTGDYTYQLKNLGPDDHGNTLDNATAVTPSTTFSNGRIDSATDVDVFSFVAVAGHIYEVECTTTTIDCDLVLMDNTGTVIASDTGSGTTARVRLELNTAGTYYFRIQPGTTTFGNYSYRVRDLGLDDHGDAPATATLLVPMASAATGQIETSGDVDVFAFSATANRIYEFTCTGAAGDCDLELVNGTGDVLIRDNSSSSSAKVVYEFGTEGTYYLRLLFGNASTTVIGGYTYQLKDLGVDDHGDTLATATLITPSATASTGQLETLGDLDYFSFSASVNTTYEFSCSSSAIDCNVVLYDSNGTAVQSDTGSSSSAKVTYLVRAAGTFSVRVYSGTATLGAYTYQLKNLGTDDHGNTRSDATAVTPSSTSVNARIDASGDVDVFSFEAVAGHIYEVECIASAFDCDLVLMDAEGTVILSDTTNSTSASVLAELNTAGTYYFRIQPGSSFGAYAYRLRDLGMDDHGDRLATATPIAPSATSINARFEVSGDVDWFSFTAEAGHIYEFTCAAQYVNCNAYLYDAEGTLLLSDTATSNTARVRMEFTTGGTYYVATVATDWATYTTSHYTYRLVDLGVDDHGDTQATATPIVPSTTSTPALFEVSGDADWFSFTAEAGHVYEFICIASLIDCNAYLYDATGTVLRSDIASSSTARVRMEFTTGGTYYLRAVAADWYSTNGYTYQLRDLGVDDHGDTQATATPIVPSTTSTPALFEVSGDVDWFSFTAEAAHIYEFTCSPSSIDCNVYLYDATGTLLRSDTSTSNAASVRMEFTTGGTYYLRAVAADWSTTNGYTYQLRDLGVDDHGDTQATATPIVPSTTSTPALFEVSGDVDWFSFTAETGHIYEFICNAAFIDCNVYLYDATGTLLRSDTSTGKLASVRMEFNTGGTYYLRAVAADWGSTNGYTYRLVDVGVDDHGDTQATATPIAPSTSSTPAVFEAGGDVDWFSFTAEASHVYEFTCNAAFIDCNAYLYDAAGNLLRSDTASSSTARVRMRMTTGGTYYLRAVAADWFSTNGYTYQLRDLGVDDHGDTQATATPVVPSTTSTNASIEVTADQDWFSFTAAAGQTFDFFCTTSSFDCDLFLYNAAGTELASDTSSSTNAQLTRRFTAAGTYFVKVISGNSVLGPYAYRLNDRGVDEHSDTFTGATALTLGTATAGNIQIASDLDFFAVNLASSTGYTLTPTGIALTLTVYAPNQTTVLYTGAGPATFTSTAAGGTHYVRVQGAASGTGAYTVTVQ from the coding sequence ATGAGCCGTCATCTGAAGAGTACGTTCCTCGCGCTGTGTGCGCTGGCATTCACCTTGAGCATCGCAGGTTGTTCCGGCGGAGAAGAGCCGCTGAATCCGTGTGAAGGGCTCACCTGTGGCGCGGGGCGCTGCATCGACGACGCGGGGAGAGCAGCCTGTGAGTGTGACTCGGGCTACCACGCGGAGGGGCTGACCTGCGTCAAGGACAACGAGCCGCCGAAGAACCCCTGCGAGCCGAATCCGTGCATCCAGCCCAACCGCGGGGTGTGCCACAACGTGAGCGGCCAGGCCGTCTGCGAGTGCAATCCGGGAACCCAAGAGGGGCCAGGAGGCGCCTGCATCATCCCCAGCCCGTGCGAGCCGAACCCCTGCACCCAGCCGAACAAGACGGACTGCAGTGTGTCCAACGGCCAGGCGGTCTGCGCGTGCGTGAGCGGCTATGTGCCGGACGGCGAAGCGTGCAAGCCGGAGCAGACCGTCTCCTGTACGGGGCAGCACTCCGAGGGAGACGCCTTCGAGCCCGATGAGTGCCCGGCGCTCGCGCGCGCCGTGGGCGCCAGCGGGACGCTGAACGAGGAGCACACGCTGAGCCCCGTGGGCGATGAGGACTGGCTGAAGCTCACCGCCGTCGCGGGGCACGTCTACGAGGCCGTCGCCACGGGGGCGGCGGGCGCGCGGCTGAACCTGGATGTGTACGCCGCGGACGGCACCACGGTGCTGGCGTCGGACCATCGTGGGCAGGCAGTGGCGAAGCTCGTCCACAAGGCAGCAGCGTCGGGAGTGCTGTTCTTCCGGATCCGCGCCTTCGTCAGCGGCGAGACGGGGGCCTACACCCTCTCCATCGTGGATCTGGGCGAGGACGACTTCGCGGATGAGCCGTCGCTCGCCACCCGGCTGAACGTGTCCAGCGGGACCCCGGTGTCCGGGGCGCTGCAGTTCGAGGGGGATCGGGATGTGGTGAAGCTGCCGCTCACGGCGGGCCACAGCTACCGCTTCGAGGCGGCGTGGAGCGCCACGAGCACCGACTCGCTGCGGCTCGAGCTCATCGCGCCCGACCAGACGACGGTGGTGGTCTCCAGCCAGCAGGTGGCGCCGAGGGCGCTCACGCGCATCACCATCACCGGGGACTACTTCCTGCGGCTCCAGGAGCCCACGGGGAGCCTGCGCGCGGGCTACACCTTCACCGTGACGGATCTGGGAGTGGATGACCATGGGGATGGGCCTACCGAGTCCTCCCCGGTGATCATCGACGCGCCGCCCGCGGACGGTGGCTTCGAGCATCCGGAAGACGTGGACGTCTTCTCGTTCCAGGCGCAGGCGGGCCATATCTATGCCTTCACCTGCAGCCCGAGCGGAGGGACCACGGCTTGCCACGTGAGCCTCTCCGATGCGGCGGGCAACGTGCTGGCCGTCGATAACAACGGAGGCACGGGCTACATCGTCCATGAGTACGCGCAGGCGGGGACGTACTACTTCCGGCTCTCCTCGGAAGGCGTCGGGAGCTACACGTACCGGCTGGAGGACCTGGGCTTCGATGACCACGGGGACACCTCGGGCACCGCGACGGCGCTGACGGCACCTGCTTCGGGCTCGGGCCGGCTGGAGCTTCCGGGCGACGTGGACGTGTTCTCCTTCACCGGCTCCGCCGATGAGACCTACGAGTTCACCTGCACCGGCACCTCGGTGGACTGCAATGTGCTGCTGGTGGACTCCAGCGGCGGCACCGTGGCGTCCGACACCGACACCACCGCCAACGCGCGGATCGTCTACCGGCTGCCCCAGGCGGGAACCTGGTTCCTGCACGTGAAGAGCACGCCGGTGGGCACGGGGAGCTACGGCTATCAGCTCGTGAGCCTGGGCACCGACGAGCATGGTGACACTCCCGCCACCGCGACGCCGGTGGGCGTGGGGGCTCCCGAGGCAGGCGGTCGGATCGACACGCCGACGGATGTGGACGTGTTCTCCTTCGACGCGCTCGCGAACCACATCTACGAAATCACCTGCACCAGCACCCAGCTGACCTGTCAGCTGCAGTTGCTGAACGCGGCGGGGGCCGTGCTGGACTCCAACAGCGGCACCCATGCGAAGGTCGTCTACGAGGTGGGCGCCGCGGGGACCTACTACTTCCGGCTGGCCAGCGCCTCCAGCACGGTGGGCACCTACGCGTACCGCGTCGTGGACCTTGGGGTGGACGACCACGGGGATACCCGGGCCACCGCTACGCTCATCACGGCCTCCACCACGAGCAGCACGGGCCGGGTGGAGACGCTCGGCGATGTGGACTACTTCTCGTTCGCGGGAGCGGTGAACACCACCTACGAGTTCAGCTGCTCCAGCAGTGCCATCGACTGCGATGTGGTGCTCTCCGACGCCAGCGGCGCCGTGCTGCTGTCGGACACGGGCAGCAGCAGCGAGGCCAAGGTGACGTATGTGGTGCGCACGGCGGGCACCTTCTTCCTGAAGGCCTCCAGCGGGACCACGACGACCGGTGACTACACCTACCAGCTCAAGAACCTGGGACCGGATGACCATGGCAACACCCTCGACAACGCCACGGCCGTCACCCCGTCCACCACCTTCAGCAATGGGCGGATCGACTCCGCGACGGACGTGGACGTGTTCTCGTTCGTGGCGGTGGCCGGGCACATCTACGAGGTCGAATGCACCACCACGACCATCGACTGCGACCTGGTGCTGATGGACAACACGGGCACGGTCATCGCCTCCGACACGGGCTCGGGCACGACGGCCCGGGTGCGCCTGGAGCTGAACACCGCGGGCACGTACTACTTCCGCATCCAGCCGGGCACCACCACCTTCGGTAACTACTCGTACCGGGTGCGGGACCTGGGGCTGGATGACCATGGCGATGCGCCGGCCACCGCGACCCTCCTCGTTCCCATGGCGAGTGCCGCCACGGGCCAGATCGAGACGTCCGGGGATGTCGATGTCTTCGCCTTCAGCGCCACGGCGAACCGCATCTACGAGTTCACCTGCACGGGGGCCGCGGGCGACTGTGACCTCGAGCTGGTGAATGGCACGGGAGACGTGCTGATCCGGGACAACAGCTCGTCCTCCTCCGCCAAGGTCGTCTACGAGTTCGGGACCGAGGGGACCTACTACCTGCGGCTGCTGTTCGGGAACGCCTCGACCACCGTGATCGGAGGCTACACCTACCAGCTCAAGGACCTCGGGGTGGACGACCACGGAGACACGCTCGCCACGGCGACGCTCATCACCCCGTCCGCCACCGCCAGCACAGGCCAGCTCGAGACGCTGGGAGACCTGGACTACTTCTCGTTCTCCGCCTCGGTGAACACCACCTACGAGTTCAGCTGCTCCAGCAGCGCCATCGACTGCAACGTGGTGCTCTATGACTCCAACGGTACGGCGGTGCAGTCGGACACGGGCAGCAGCAGCTCGGCCAAGGTGACGTACCTGGTTCGGGCCGCGGGGACCTTCTCCGTGAGGGTCTACAGCGGCACGGCCACGCTGGGCGCCTACACCTACCAGCTCAAGAACCTGGGAACGGACGACCACGGCAACACGCGGTCCGATGCCACAGCGGTGACGCCGTCTTCCACCTCCGTCAATGCACGGATCGACGCGTCGGGGGATGTGGACGTGTTCTCGTTCGAGGCGGTGGCCGGGCACATCTACGAGGTCGAGTGCATTGCCTCGGCGTTCGACTGTGACCTGGTGCTGATGGATGCGGAAGGGACGGTGATCCTCTCCGACACCACCAACTCCACGTCCGCGTCAGTGCTGGCGGAGCTGAACACGGCGGGCACGTACTACTTCCGCATTCAGCCAGGGAGTTCGTTTGGCGCGTACGCCTACCGGCTCCGGGACCTGGGAATGGATGACCACGGGGACAGACTGGCCACCGCCACACCCATCGCTCCCTCCGCTACCAGCATCAACGCCCGGTTCGAGGTGAGTGGGGATGTGGACTGGTTCTCCTTCACGGCGGAGGCGGGCCACATCTACGAGTTCACCTGCGCGGCCCAGTACGTCAACTGCAACGCGTACCTGTATGACGCGGAGGGCACGCTGCTGCTGTCGGACACCGCCACGAGCAACACGGCCCGTGTACGGATGGAGTTCACCACGGGCGGTACCTACTATGTGGCGACAGTGGCTACGGATTGGGCCACCTACACCACCAGCCACTACACGTACCGGTTGGTCGACTTGGGCGTGGATGACCATGGAGATACGCAGGCCACCGCCACGCCCATCGTGCCTTCCACCACCAGCACCCCCGCCCTGTTCGAGGTGAGTGGGGATGCGGACTGGTTCTCCTTCACGGCGGAGGCAGGCCACGTCTACGAGTTCATCTGCATTGCCTCGCTCATCGACTGCAACGCGTACCTGTACGACGCAACGGGCACCGTGCTGCGCTCGGACATCGCCTCGTCCTCCACCGCTCGCGTGCGGATGGAGTTCACCACGGGTGGCACCTATTACCTGAGGGCCGTCGCCGCCGATTGGTACTCCACCAACGGCTACACCTATCAGCTGCGCGATCTCGGGGTGGATGACCATGGAGATACGCAGGCCACGGCCACGCCCATCGTGCCTTCCACCACCAGCACCCCCGCCCTGTTCGAGGTGAGTGGGGATGTGGACTGGTTCTCCTTCACGGCGGAGGCAGCCCACATCTACGAGTTCACCTGCAGCCCCTCGTCCATCGACTGCAATGTGTACCTGTATGACGCGACGGGCACCCTGCTGCGCTCGGACACCTCCACGAGCAACGCCGCCAGCGTGCGAATGGAGTTCACCACGGGAGGCACCTACTACCTGAGGGCGGTCGCCGCCGATTGGAGCACCACCAACGGCTACACGTATCAGCTGCGCGATCTCGGGGTGGATGACCATGGAGATACGCAGGCCACGGCCACGCCCATCGTGCCTTCCACCACCAGCACCCCGGCCCTGTTCGAGGTGAGTGGGGATGTGGACTGGTTCTCCTTCACGGCGGAGACGGGCCACATCTACGAGTTCATCTGCAATGCCGCGTTCATCGACTGCAACGTGTACCTGTATGACGCAACGGGCACCCTGCTGCGTTCAGACACCTCCACGGGCAAACTCGCGAGCGTGCGAATGGAGTTCAACACGGGAGGTACCTACTACCTGAGGGCGGTGGCCGCCGATTGGGGCTCCACCAACGGTTACACGTACCGGTTGGTCGACGTGGGCGTGGACGACCATGGAGATACGCAGGCCACGGCCACGCCCATCGCTCCTTCCACCAGCAGCACCCCCGCCGTGTTCGAGGCGGGTGGGGATGTGGACTGGTTCTCCTTCACGGCGGAGGCCAGCCACGTCTACGAGTTCACCTGCAATGCCGCGTTCATCGACTGCAACGCGTACCTGTATGACGCGGCGGGCAACCTGCTGCGCTCGGACACCGCCTCGTCCTCCACGGCTCGCGTTCGGATGAGGATGACCACGGGTGGTACCTACTACCTGAGGGCGGTGGCCGCCGATTGGTTCTCCACCAACGGCTACACGTATCAGCTGCGTGATCTCGGGGTGGATGACCATGGAGACACTCAAGCCACGGCCACGCCCGTCGTGCCTTCCACCACCAGCACCAACGCGAGCATCGAGGTGACGGCAGACCAGGACTGGTTCTCCTTTACCGCCGCGGCAGGCCAGACCTTCGACTTCTTCTGCACCACGAGCAGCTTCGACTGTGACCTGTTCCTGTACAACGCGGCAGGCACGGAGCTGGCCTCCGACACCAGCAGTTCTACGAACGCGCAGCTGACTCGGCGGTTCACTGCCGCGGGCACCTACTTCGTGAAGGTCATCTCCGGCAACAGCGTGCTGGGCCCCTACGCCTACCGCTTGAATGACCGTGGCGTGGATGAGCACTCGGACACCTTCACGGGAGCCACCGCGCTCACGCTGGGGACCGCCACGGCTGGCAACATCCAGATCGCCAGCGACCTGGACTTCTTCGCCGTCAACCTCGCATCCAGCACCGGGTACACGCTGACTCCGACGGGCATCGCCCTCACGCTCACCGTGTATGCCCCGAACCAGACGACGGTGCTCTATACCGGCGCGGGCCCTGCCACCTTCACCAGCACCGCGGCAGGTGGCACCCACTATGTCCGCGTGCAGGGAGCCGCCTCGGGCACGGGCGCTTACACCGTCACGGTTCAATAG